The Xanthomonas sp. DAR 34887 genome has a segment encoding these proteins:
- a CDS encoding amidohydrolase yields MTDLRISLIQGDTRWHDPAGNRAHYAELLAPLAGATDLVILPETFTSGFSNDALDQAEGMDGPTVAWIREQAARLGAAVTGSVQLRVPGEDGVAKVFNRLLWATPDGALQHYDKRHLFRYANEHQRYAAGRERLCVDWKGWRINPQVCYDLRFPVFCRNRYDVERPGQLDFDLQIFVANWPSARAYPWRTLLRARAIENLCFVAAVNRVGEDGNGLHYAGDSAVIDFLGQPQLEIREREQVATTTISAAALAAHRARFPAMLDADTFTLGD; encoded by the coding sequence ATGACCGACCTCCGCATCTCCCTCATCCAAGGCGACACCCGCTGGCACGATCCGGCCGGCAATCGCGCGCACTACGCCGAACTGCTGGCGCCGCTGGCCGGGGCCACCGATCTGGTGATCCTGCCGGAGACCTTCACCAGCGGTTTCTCCAACGACGCGCTGGACCAGGCGGAGGGCATGGACGGGCCGACCGTGGCCTGGATCCGCGAGCAGGCGGCGCGGCTGGGCGCGGCGGTGACCGGCAGCGTGCAGTTGCGCGTGCCGGGCGAGGACGGCGTCGCCAAGGTGTTCAACCGCCTGCTGTGGGCCACGCCCGACGGCGCGCTGCAGCACTACGACAAGCGCCACCTGTTCCGCTACGCCAACGAGCACCAGCGCTATGCCGCCGGGCGCGAGCGGCTGTGCGTGGACTGGAAGGGCTGGCGGATCAATCCGCAGGTCTGCTACGACCTGCGCTTCCCGGTGTTCTGCCGCAACCGCTACGACGTCGAGCGCCCCGGCCAGCTCGACTTCGACCTGCAGATCTTCGTCGCCAACTGGCCGTCGGCGCGCGCCTATCCGTGGCGCACCCTGCTGCGCGCGCGCGCGATCGAGAACCTGTGCTTCGTGGCCGCGGTCAACCGGGTGGGCGAGGACGGCAACGGCTTGCACTACGCCGGCGACAGCGCCGTGATCGATTTCCTCGGCCAGCCGCAGCTGGAGATCCGCGAGCGTGAGCAGGTGGCCACCACCACGATCTCGGCGGCGGCGCTGGCCGCGCACCGCGCGCGCTTCCCGGCGATGCTGGACGCCGACACCTTCACGCTCGGCGATTAG
- a CDS encoding glutaminyl-peptide cyclotransferase, with protein sequence MSRIAYPLLLAALLCPSLCAATEAIPVQGYTVVKTYPHDTGAFTEGLFYLHGYLYESTGELGHSGVRKVELDSGRVLQQVDTPPPYYGEGIVAWHDRLIQLTWRNQQGFVYDLSTLTLKTSFTYPGEGWALTSDGSSLYMSDGTAKIRRLDPQTLRQVGSIRVTARGKPLDDLNELEWVKGDLLANVWLTSRIARIDPASGKVIAWIDLQALVPAAETLTDPSNDVLNGIAYDAEHDRLFVTGKRWPTLYEIRLAPLPHAGDKGD encoded by the coding sequence ATGTCGCGCATCGCCTACCCCCTGCTGCTTGCCGCCCTGCTATGCCCCTCGCTGTGCGCCGCCACCGAGGCGATTCCGGTGCAGGGCTATACGGTCGTGAAAACCTATCCGCACGACACCGGCGCCTTCACCGAGGGCCTGTTCTATCTGCACGGCTACCTGTACGAAAGCACCGGCGAACTCGGCCACTCCGGGGTGCGCAAGGTCGAGCTGGACAGCGGGCGCGTGCTGCAGCAGGTCGATACGCCGCCCCCGTACTACGGGGAAGGCATCGTGGCCTGGCACGACCGGCTGATCCAGCTGACCTGGCGCAATCAACAGGGCTTCGTCTACGACCTCTCCACCCTCACCTTGAAAACCAGTTTCACCTACCCCGGCGAGGGCTGGGCGCTGACCAGCGACGGCAGCAGCCTGTACATGAGCGACGGCACCGCCAAGATCCGCCGCCTCGATCCGCAGACGCTGCGCCAGGTCGGCAGCATCCGGGTCACCGCGCGCGGCAAGCCGCTGGACGATCTCAACGAACTGGAATGGGTGAAAGGCGATCTGTTGGCGAACGTCTGGCTGACCTCGCGCATCGCACGCATCGATCCGGCCAGCGGCAAGGTGATCGCCTGGATCGACCTGCAAGCGCTGGTGCCGGCCGCCGAAACCTTGACCGACCCGAGCAACGACGTGCTCAACGGCATCGCTTACGACGCCGAACACGACCGCCTGTTCGTCACCGGCAAGCGCTGGCCCACGCTGTACGAAATCCGTCTGGCACCGCTGCCGCATGCGGGCGACAAGGGCGACTGA